The following DNA comes from Brienomyrus brachyistius isolate T26 unplaced genomic scaffold, BBRACH_0.4 scaffold61, whole genome shotgun sequence.
aaagaacaaATTTCAGAGATAAGGAATACATTTATGGAGTCTTCAATTTCAATAGAAACCCTCTAGTGGATTCGGTCGAAACGGCATCCCCTTTTAAGGAGGCACGGATCCTGCGAAGAAGCCGGAGAATTAGAAGACAACTTCAGCCTTGTCGCGGTATAACAAAACTTTGGTTGATAAGGTTGAGTCGACACTGCAGGTTCATTTCATAcaagtttaatatattttccctAAGAAAGCACCCTGGAATAGTACTAATGAGGTAATCAACGCACATTGTACATTCTTTTACGTtataacagtaacacaatatTTCGGCTATTGTGGCATTGCTCATCCCAAAAACAAATGACATGCGCACCAGGCATTTTAAAGAACGTATGCATACAAATAAAAAGCTGTGATACTACAAGCTGGGCAGGCGGGATCCTGCACCCGATCAGCGAAAATCTAATTTACAGTTAGATTATTCAAATTGCGTCTCATTTTTAGGCTCTCCTCAATCCTGATTGTGAAGCTTTCCTGCAGTGTTGTATTTACAGAGAACACCACATTCTTTCATTCCGCAGTCAAGCTGTCCCTTAGGCAACGTCTTATGGGATTGTTCTGGAAGCACGCCTAGAAAAGTACACACGTGTTCTCGTTGTAAGGTTTACCTTTGAAGTCTTCGCAAGATGCTAAGAGTCACCGTTACCAGGAAACCCACCCAATAGACTGTAATGTCACAGCAATTTCCTTACGCTGCCACCGCCTCTTTTAACCGGTCAGGTCGTCGTCCCCAGATTCCTCACaaaaacccacacagaacacGGTAACAAATACACTTTCCTTTATTCTTTACTAAATATACTGTTCATAAAAGATACCAGGTTTAAGTGAATGCAGGCAGGAATACGGGTTATGCTATGTAACCTACGGAGCACCAAGTCAGCAGCTTCATGCACCCACCATCATGCAGTGTTGCACACCCCCCAAAAGGTCTAAAGCAGGGATAGGTTAGACTTTAACATACCTCGTtattatgcataaataaatgctCAATACATAAAACACTCCCAATAAGCCACCCACTTTCCACGCTAAACCATGGTAAATATACCTCCCTaatcccccccctctctctctctctctctctctctctctctcacacacacacacacacacactcacaggatcTAAGATTAAAACAACCACCGAACTTCCCTCTGTCCAGTAGCCGCCAAGACCATCCCGTATGTCCGTAGATCAGTCTGTGGGTATCTGCGTCCCAAAAGCCCACCGAAAACGCACACAAAGTCTTTCCACACGTCCCTCGCTGGTCACTCCATCCGAAAGTCAATCCAACATGGCACAAAACATCCTTTCTTGTCAACTGAGCGTCCAACACCGTCCCTGCCTCACAAAACAACCCCGCCGTCTCTCTCCCCTTCTTGCTTCTAAACAAGGTCCTCTACCCTTAAAACTTCCTCCAGGTGTCATTCAGTCAAAATCAAGTCCAGCTAATCCTCTGAACCACTAAACAGCCACCTGATGACATTTTCTCAATCACATGTCATCACAAGACTATGGGTGCGTTGGACTAACGACTTGGACTTAGGTCTGTGTGCAGCTGACGGGACgtggagcgccatctgccggcgaCTGCAGGGGTGGAGTAAAAACTACTGCTCGAagtgtgcgagacctgactgcgatagcagcactgccagaagggtgtagatgaatctatacaaataacacctgcatgcacattaaattTACAATAACCAAGTCCTGATACAAACTCTCAGCAGTGAAAAAAattaactattgtatataatggccCTGTATAAAAAGAGAgttgccaggaaaaagatcaaatacatttattccaaggattaagagtttattgtcatgtacaaaatacattgcaattcgtacttgaatgccttcctcacagactagacgattaaacaaataaagcagcacaacattacagtaactaacaataaataaaccactaacttacgtgtactattagagcatttatttcatttatttaaactttatttttccaGGTAAATTACCTGAAAGCCCGTTTTCActgcttttttttactcaaaggaaaagcctataggaaaaatctaaaaccttttaattatacatgtactttatttctttttccAAAGGTGATAAAACATTTGTCACAAAATACGCTCCGTGCATACATATGAACTAGTCCCTTAAAGTCCCTTTAAACATCGGTGTTACAAATTTTAACACAATTTTACAGAGCACCATGCAATACGTCTGCTCCATGTACCATTCATGAAAAGAATGGTATTTTAACTCAAATGAATTTACTAAACATCACATATATTGTTTTCTTACattcaatgttagttttgtttctttagcaATGATTTGTCCCCGGCAATGAGCGTCTGTGATGACAGAAAGTTTCATAAATGCATAATTGTGTTAAATTAGAGTACAGGGctaataagaaatatttctgagctaGTTATTAAGTGAaccaccttaactttggacatataatgataataaaaataatacttaaaattattagtataataattattattattatagtagtagtataaaaatattgaaatgGGACTAACTAATATTGCAGGGGACTGCCCACAGATCCAAGTGAAAAATTTAATGGGGACCCActgccgcaaaaaaaaaaatattaaagccctTTCTGTCCTGGTTCCTAGTTCTTAAGTACATATGTGATTATCTGTAGTGGAGGTTCCTCAACTTAAGAATTAGAAAATCCCTTGTTAACTTTGTCTGCAAAccctatttttaattaaatgactcACATCTGTACTGTCCTTCAGGGCTCTGTTAACCGGTGACTGGAAGGATTCAGGAAAACGGGACTACCACTTCCCAGGCGTTTCCCCAGATACGATGCAGCAGATCATCGAGTACGCCTACGCgtactctgtgctcgtcacgactGACaacgtggagaacctcctggcggCCGCCGATCAGCTGAACATCCTGGGCATTGTGCAGCTCTGTAGCTCATTGGATTCTGGCCCGCTAGTACggaaattggggaaccctgtccTACACTATCCATTGCACATACTTCTATGTTTGTGTCATGGTGAACTTTATCTGTAAATCTCCTACCTTgtgccatgtgcttcctgtggtcgGCTCCAGCTTCACTACGACcctgtactttctggatctcCATCTCAATCATGTACATCATGACACTCATCACTTttgaattggttttcttagatATATATCTGTGGCGGCTACAATGGAGCTGATACACATGCTACTGTGGAGTGCTATGACCCACTCACTGGCGAATGGACCATAATCGCTCTCATGAGCACTCGCCCACGTGGCCTTAGGGTCGCTGCTTATCACGGGAAAATTTATGTGGTGAGTGACTCCTTTCTTGCACCTTGAACCATAGGTGACAAGTTTCAAGTTTTACCTATCTGTCTTTGCTACTGTCATGGATTGTGATTcccttaaaccaaacaaaatgttcattGTCAGAATAACTCACTGTGAAGGCTTATCTGAATGCATGTACAAAATATATACcaccctctttagcctccctgcattcatttctgggttataaacgaataTGTTGGGGGACTCTGCTACAAGCTCGGGTAGTAAAGTTTCGATTTCTGATCACAGTTTTATATTCTCCAGTTCCAGACataattgttgtttttgtcagaGTCTGTTTAACTACAAATGGCAtttttagtaataataataataaaagcaaaatatatgagcATAAGGAGTCTTTTTTGAAGGCTCATGATTTTCCCCTAATTCTGCTGGTTTTCCCTCCACCCTAATCCCTGTCTTTGGTACAGTTAGGTTCACGTGTCTTTAACACAAATGAGTTATAAGCTTGTGAGACAATGGAAGCCTGCTTTCATAGGACTAAAATTCCTGAAAAGTTTGTGACTTTGGTAAAGCTGATATTTGCTTATCCTTTTGGTACCTGAGTGATCACTTGCTTTTGGTGTCTCCCCGGTGGGCGGTTCCAACGGGTCACATTACCTGCGGAGCGTCCAGGCCTATGACCCTGCGATGAACCACTGGCgtgctgtggcccccatgttCACGGCACGAGGCCGttttggcatcgcagtggtggatgaCCTCCTGTTTGTGATGGGCGGCTCTGATGACGTCTgggttacaaccaaggtggagTGTTAcgatgcggggacaggcagctggtttagcgcccaggacatgagcagagccaacagagacttcagctgctgcgtagtgcctgcgcacccccgcatcGTACAGCACGCTGCACCTCGGTAGTCCCATGGCCACCCAGGAGGAGATAAACCcacctgcctggtgggtaacctcAAGTACACCCCCCCTCAAATTCTTTCCCTAAAATGTATAGTGCTTACAGAACACTGGGATACTTTCTTAGTTTTCTAAGAATGCTGCAATGTAACCACACAAAGGAAACATGTTCAGTCTAATAATTATGTGGGAGCTCATGCATATGCAACAGTGTCTCTATAGCTATTTGGTGAATGCTGGGCTGGGAGGCGGGAAGAGACTACTTGTCTGTCACCAGGAGTCCGAGTATCAGATGATGGACATTTGTTCCTGTCATTTTCTGCTGTTCTTTTCTGAGACCATGATACCAATAGACACTGCTGCACTTTACCATACAgagacatctggaagctggggagggcatctgtgctccttcagccacagacagactgaggcagacgacaggcaggaggactggaataacaacaatttaatttgtttttcattgatcattgttgacacaccacgaaATGTGAACAACGAAACAACGTTAAACAATATCGCTGaatgattaaaatataaaatatatatataatcagctgTGCTatggaatttgtgtgtgtgttttttagctaaagggttaaacaaacacttaattatattcatcataccatatatgaGTAACCCAGCCTTTGatcagttccttcactctatTGTTACAGATTTTCAGAAAACTACATTAGGATTATTGTTGTGTTTTGCATTTCATGTAAGATATAAAATCgaatctgtatgtatgaagtcaaccaccacacagcgaatctcctcgggatcctggccgGCGATCCCCCAGGCAAATACACGGTCCAGTTCTACCAATCCatcggccatccatctgccacagctACAGTAGGTGTTACAtgtacgtgggcgtccccttggtctggtccagccgcttgggtcctcagcaatgaggatcctgcgacccggatcaccctcagggaaacgcgccacatggccgtagtgccctaACTGAcaatccctcacaatgcaggtaatgtgcccccattacctggagatgcatggctTCATTGATCAAACTATCAATCCTCACTCAAGTTGGCACATTTGGTctgaacaaataaaatttgcagGTGGGGGACGAGATTGATCGTGTAACCCAAAAACACGgaagaaacaaacacaaaagcacCAGACTCTTGGGTTGGGGGATGGGTGTTGATATTGGAGtgcaaaattaacacagatggaagATGGACAAGTACTTTTGATTTGTGTCCTATTCTCAGTGTATGACGAATTATAATGGCTGTTTGTTAGCCGTTTGCATACTATCTTATGCGAAAACCGGACGACAGAATTCTGTTGTAGTCTAGCTGACTTAGCAAAAAAAATCTCTTACACTataaggattattattattattatttttttattatttaggaaAGTCACCTTAGTGTAATTACAGAGTAATGCATTGCTTCCAAACAGCGATGTTGTGATAGACTATTCAATTAAATGCTTGTTATACATATAATTCTGAATATTTGATAAATTGGGCAAAATCATATGTTtgttttaaacatgaaaatgatGCATGCATGTATCAGAGTTTTATAGTGGGTTTCTATTCAGGGGCACTTCTGAAACATTTTGGAGCACCCTCTGCCACTGCCACCGCCCAAGATGAGGAGCCGTCCACCTCCTCAGCCACATATGTGTCTCCACAAATGTCGGATCCCGAGGATGAAGAGCCAATAGCAGCCACTTCAGGTGTGATTGTGCGTAGCctgagtgtgtgggtgtgtcgcAAAATATTTTGCAACGACTGTTCCGGCACGATGAATGCTGTGTATTCAAAATAACTTGTGTATACTAATGCAAATATATGCTCATAGAAATGCCTGGAGCTCAACCCCCTGAGGATGAGCTCCTGCCTACAAAACCTGCAAACTGGCCTTCAGATATCACTGACAGCATTCGAATACAGCTGGTTTGCAAAGGACCAAGTAAGGTAGCACCTGACTTTGTTTTTCCTAGAAATGAGGGTGATGGAAGAAGTTGCCACCAGCAGTATTTTAAGAAAACACTAGTTAGCGGTGAAAAGATGCCTAAAAGCTGGCTAGTATATTCTGAGAAAAACAACagccttttttgcttttttttgttttctaaaagACACATCAGTTTAACAAGTTCTGGGCTGAtagattggaagcatgccagtTCTCTTCTCACCTCACGTGACAATAGTCCTGAACACCATAACTCCATGAAAGCATGGAAAGAGCTGGTAGTGAGGATTAAAAATGGTGAAACAATTAACAAACAAGAGATGGCACTTCTGCAGGCTGAGAAAATAAGATGGAAAGCGGCGCTGACTCGTCTCACTGCTATCATTCAATTCTCTCGCAACTACAGGGCAACAGGCTTTGCATCTGCACAAATGTCAGCCAAGGATATGTGTGAGGACATGAACGTAGAGGCTGTTCTACAGCAGAAAAGACAGAGATCTACAAAGCGGCACTTCTCTCACAAATCATTTGATGAGCCATTGAGTGATGACTTAAAGAAGCTGGAGGTGACCTTTTTtaatgttgttgttgatgctgcagtGTCTTCCATCCAAGAGAGATTCACCACATTGGAAAATGTGGGAGAGAAATCTGGAGGACTGACACATTTTCCAAATCTCTCAAATGATGACCTCACTGAACAGTGTAAGACCCTCGGTGCTACTTAGCTTTTTCAGGACCAATCAGACTTGGATGCCGGAGAGCTTGCACAGGAGATTAAGAATTCGTCTGACTTACCATCAAAATCTATGACCTGTCTTGAGCTGCTGAACTTTGTGCATGACAGTGAACTCAGAAATATACCCAAATTTGTGCATTGCTCTGAGAATTGCAGTTACTCTACCTGTAACTGTGGCTTCAGCAGAGAGGAGCTTTTCAAAGCTGAAACTTGTGAAGACATATCTGAGGTCCACTATGTCTCAGGAACGCCTCACTGGCCTTGCCATCATCAGCATTAATCATGcaattgctggccagatttcatATGACATTATTGATGACTTTGCATCAAGGAAGGCAAGGAAGGTCCTGATTTAGATGACAATTATTTCATATCACTGTGTGTTGTGCGAAGTGCAATCATGTTAATTGTGTCATTTAGGAATGCCTCATTTTAATTGTATCTGCCTTTTAtacttatttaatataataattttatatgtatgtcttattttgacttctgtgcgtgcttgttttatatttaaagttctatttgatgatgagatgatgatgagaaccctttattgctgttgcaatacaccatgtcactagtcacaagtaccggtgAGAAACTGGCAATCAACCGACCatacattttatatgtatgtcatATTTTGACTTCTGTGTGTGCTTGTTTTATATGTAAAGTTATATTTCTTCCAATTTATATGTTAgttattatgtttgtttgtgtgtgtatatatatctatatccaGTTAAATTCAGTATGGTTCggacaacagttttttttacgataaaatatgttaatgtacAATCCTTAAtatgtcttgtgtgtgtgtgggtgggtaaaaataatttatttactttgggattttagatacagtaagatattatacacagacctaaataattacataaacacagtcgttgctgtttcagttctctcctaccatttatattgtcacagtgaactatatcctaagatgtaCTTGTACAAcgtttgtatatagtatagcatgaaaaataataataataaaaaaactcagccagagtataattgtttatatatatatataaatatataaaacactcgtgcgctcttgcgttgtgtacacccaaaatgacgattccaccatacactgcgctaggctatatcgagtgtgatgttagttgcaaaagacgcaagctgatcccaacttcactttgctacacgtccactgtaaaagcagggccacaaataaaacaccacctacgtctctgtgctcaattcaaacggaaaatgtcgccaaatccattcgccatttcactatgtgctggctagtcatggcgcgagcattagctgcggacgcgaacagcttcagcttatcttgccacaattcagctcgactgtttaaacttcagccaaacacaacattctgtgttaagtgagaattctaacgagaaataataattacttacatcgttcaatgggtgccctcggaatatctgtcctgccgctactcccatccacttctaacttaactcgtccatctgtgtggaggtgcgcaagaacgatgggtgccgcgaagctgcaggaaaacaaacttaaaaacctgcacggaaatatattaaactaaagttagtcggcagaagtgaggaattaaaaaaaaaaaaaaacgatttctcaagaaaagatcataaaacaggaaaatggtcaatagctcatggagtgatattgcacactgtaccttgattgtaacataactgctctataatatataatcgattatatgcaatagtgttcaggatttgggtgaagtgtactgtacacagcacaataatcattgtgataattccacacttgctgcaatATGTTTTCATGACTGTATTGGGGATATTTGCGGTCCGAAAAATACGTCCGCCTTGTGCTAAATGTGGACCAAAACAGACGGACTACGcagcccaattttcaaggaccatttttgttctaaataaaggccacaacgggccgaccagatttagcccataaaataatgtcctgtggacatttgttgctcaGTGGCTCATGTTTAAGgtggaaactagggaataagatACGAACTTTAGCCTCGTTCCTGACAGTCATGTAaaggaccttttttgtttttcatttttagaaacgtagccgaggagaaaaaatatgaaaacatttttttattaattaaggaactattttatttatttcgggaattcgtgatttgacaattcacacataatacaaaacgtaaatgctaagataagcacggtatacattttccaaaagtgatgttaaaaacattgaacttgttcttcttgtacagctgattgcgcatagaaaatattttccccccaatCAATTTCGAAtctcaaatatagatttaaaaataaacgttaCGGTATCTTAGAACACTGTGACGCAaaagtgcggtttttgcgtattagaacacgtcatttcgagtggtataaaaaggagaaagagacgagacatccacatttttgaataatgatggcacacgacatggagcgagtactgatgtccccggctttcgaagtgttcaacaagcttcggctcgcaggacagctttgtgacgtggtcctcatcgcagacggtgttcagttcaacgcccatagagtgattctgtgtggctgtagctcctacttccagtaagtTGCTGTGGCTCATATATGACGATGCCAAAACAGCAAGGAGTCCGTTTTTTTCTCTCGttagcaatgacttctccttggcaataaggctctaggatgacagaaagtttatattaatatatattatattaaattatgttaatgtaggtcagtgctgatcagaaatatttttaagtATACAGTACCACCTTAACGtttaacatataataataataataataataataataataataatggtataaatatataaaaaggggaccatgtccatcaggcaaaaacaaagtattccggggcacttgcccaccagcccaagtGAAAAATATTATAGGGGGAGCTaatgttggaaaaataagagtTAAAGCCCCTGGTCCCTAGTTCTTAGATGCCTATGTGATCATCTGTAGCGGGGCGTCCTTATCTCTGGTTtatttccatttgggggtccctggttcagaagatttagaaaaccccttatttaactttgcctgcaaaacccatatttattagatgagtcacttctggattgttttcagggctctgttcaccACCGGCTGGAGTGATTCAGGAAAGCaggagtaccaactcccaggcatttcccctgAAACATTGAGGCAGGTCATCGAGTAcgcctacacgtactctgtggtcatcacatctgacaatgtggagaacctcctggcagctgctgattatctcagtgtcctgggcatcgtgcagcgctgctgtgaCTTCCTGCATGAGCATCTCTGCCTTGACAACTGTGTTGGGCTTGTCAAAATCGGAGATGTCTACTGCCTCAaggagctgcaccagtctgcattgaAATTCCTCCTGaagaacttcaaggaggttgccatcaacTCAAACGAGTTCCTAGAACTCACGCTCGAAGAACTTTGTGACATCATGGAGCGGGATGAActgaatgtcagagaagaggatgtggtgtttcacgccatcctccggtggatcgagcacgatcctgccacccgagaggcccacatttcagttctgttgcccaaggtgagtatagttatactatgttctcattgacttgtgtatataacaatagaatgctcattgagtgaagtccttattactgtagctagagactgaacctccattttCATGTCCCATgagtctacaaccaaggcttccaggtattacacctgggaggagagtgtaacaaataatggaaaacaacacactcaaatgtcttacatgaaataagtgttagctgacacatctgagactttctatgtaaatggcttcagctaaagaaattaaaatttgcacttactgctgtatccttaatgttaggaattgctcatctccagagattcacagaaagcactaaggaactcatgggaattctctcattcttaTTTCCTGTGTAGGTTcgcatggctcgtatggatccagaatatttcatgaagatcgtcaaaaaaaacgatctagtgaaggccaatgcggcgtgcaggcGAATTATCAGTGATGTCATGAAGGTCATCTATGATCTTGATGATGAAAGTCCACTCTCTGACTTTGAGAACCCGCTGATCCGCCCACGCTTGCCCTCTGACGTTTTGCTGGCTGTCGGTGGATGGAACATGGGCACTACTAACTGCATTGATGCGTATGACACacgggccgaccgctgggtggatatcacgcaggaggagcagagcaaCTTAGCTGGTCATGGCATGGTGTACCATAATGgatttgtgtactgcattggGGGGTTTGATGGCCAACACTTCATTAATTCCGTGCGCAGATATGACCCGATAACACGAGAATGGCAGCAGATGGCCCCCATGCACTGGCATCGCTGTAATGTTAGTGTGGTTGTGCTCGATGGGTTCATCTACGCCATGGGTGGCCATATTGTTTTCAGGCCCCTCAATAAAGTAGAGCGGTACAACCCAGTAACCAACGAATGGACCCAGATCGAGCCCATGAATGAGAGGAGAAgcgatgccagtgccaccaccctgaatggcaaggtagggtaatgggagggcgtctgactgtgtttaccctcatcttccccttgaaattgagtattttacacagtcatgAGTTCTCTTTCTCTTCAGATTACTGAGTTTTTTTGGATAATTCATTTAGTTCATttggataaatgcattattggtcTCCATTAGGGGCATATTgggtagtgctgtggtgtcatatccaagacttgtgagatagatgaaatggtgttcccatgtcaggtttcctttattctgttcctgggggagcagaattgaaaactctttgcagatttcccttttcaaacagccatactaaacctgaaaattagctgattatggtgcgtttgagaagggaaatctgcaaactgtgttccgccaggaccggaactggggaaccctgtcatacactatgcatagcacatacttttatttttgagtcacaatgaacttcatctgtaacctccaaaccccagtcatatacagtataacggtGTTCACAGTTAAATTGTTTTTCATAGATATACATCTGTGGGGGCCACAGTGGAACAGAGAGCCTTTCTACAGTGGAGTGCTTTGACCCACTCACTAATGAATGGAGCTTGATCACTCCAATGAGCACTCCCCGTCACAGCCTTGGAGTCACGGCGTATAAAGGGAAgatctatgcggtgagtgattcctttctgtgtcaaatctcacattttacctgtaagactcatgg
Coding sequences within:
- the LOC125725139 gene encoding kelch-like protein 10 isoform X1 is translated as MSPAFEVFNKLRLAGQLCDVVLIADGVQFNAHRVILCGCSSYFQALFTTGWSDSGKQEYQLPGISPETLRQVIEYAYTYSVVITSDNVENLLAAADYLSVLGIVQRCCDFLHEHLCLDNCVGLVKIGDVYCLKELHQSALKFLLKNFKEVAINSNEFLELTLEELCDIMERDELNVREEDVVFHAILRWIEHDPATREAHISVLLPKVRMARMDPEYFMKIVKKNDLVKANAACRRIISDVMKVIYDLDDESPLSDFENPLIRPRLPSDVLLAVGGWNMGTTNCIDAYDTRADRWVDITQEEQSNLAGHGMVYHNGFVYCIGGFDGQHFINSVRRYDPITREWQQMAPMHWHRCNVSVVVLDGFIYAMGGHIVFRPLNKVERYNPVTNEWTQIEPMNERRSDASATTLNGKIYICGGHSGTESLSTVECFDPLTNEWSLITPMSTPRHSLGVTAYKGKIYAVGGINRSDHLQTMEVYDHTTNRWHAVAPMSTPRSEFGIAVVDDLLFVMGGHDGFRVTNKVECYDAGTGSWYRAQDMSRARKHFSCCVVPAHPRIIKYASPR
- the LOC125725139 gene encoding kelch-like protein 10 isoform X2 — its product is MSPAFEVFNKLRLAGQLCDVVLIADGVQFNAHRVILCGCSSYFQALFTTGWSDSGKQEYQLPGISPETLRQVIEYAYTYSVVITSDNVENLLAAADYLSVLGIVQRCCDFLHEHLCLDNCVGLVKIGDVYCLKELHQSALKFLLKNFKEVAINSNEFLELTLEELCDIMERDELNVREEDVVFHAILRWIEHDPATREAHISVLLPKVRMARMDPEYFMKIVKKNDLVKANAACRRIISDVMKVIYDLDDESPLSDFENPLIRPRLPSDVLLAVGGWNMGTTNCIDAYDTRADRWVDITQEEQSNLAGHGMVYHNGFVYCIGGFDGQHFINSVRRYDPITREWQQMAPMHWHRCNVSVVVLDGFIYAMGGHIVFRPLNKVERYNPVTNEWTQIEPMNERRSDASATTLNGKIYICGGHSGTESLSTVECFDPLTNEWSLITPMSTPRHSLGVTAYKGKIYAVRGMPPQQAPTTLRPQHQSAASTTEALNKAHSDSMSPASSRTWEKLCWRSELNLLLTLHT